A portion of the Lusitaniella coriacea LEGE 07157 genome contains these proteins:
- a CDS encoding fused MFS/spermidine synthase, with the protein MAGSEVKADLWIKEYITPWDVYEHGITKILAYQKTPYQEMYIVETGAYGKALVLDGKWQSCTGDEFLYHEPLVQPALICHQAPKSALVLGGGEGATLREILRWKTIERVMMVDIDGEVVQACKTHLGEMHQNAFDDPRVELVIGDALNVLDTTQEKWDIVISDLSDPIEEGPSFQLFTQEYFQQIQSILAPGGYLVVQAGPTSPAELKLHARLVKTLRTVFPHVASYCSAVPTYSVAWGFALCSTEPIDTRPDPDAIDRLLAEKTTGGLRFLDGITYLGLLQTPGHVRRAIAETSKIYTLKEPPKFFGKGIANA; encoded by the coding sequence ATGGCTGGAAGTGAAGTTAAAGCAGATTTGTGGATTAAGGAATACATTACCCCGTGGGACGTTTACGAACACGGCATTACCAAGATTCTGGCGTACCAAAAAACCCCCTACCAAGAGATGTATATTGTGGAAACGGGTGCCTATGGGAAAGCGTTAGTTCTTGATGGGAAATGGCAGTCTTGTACGGGAGATGAGTTTTTGTACCACGAACCCTTGGTTCAGCCTGCTTTGATTTGTCACCAAGCGCCGAAAAGTGCCTTAGTCCTCGGAGGTGGAGAAGGTGCAACGCTACGAGAGATTCTGCGTTGGAAGACCATCGAACGAGTGATGATGGTGGATATTGACGGGGAAGTGGTGCAAGCGTGCAAAACCCATTTAGGAGAGATGCACCAAAATGCTTTTGACGATCCTCGTGTGGAGTTGGTGATTGGGGATGCGCTCAATGTTTTGGACACGACTCAGGAAAAGTGGGATATTGTCATTTCCGACCTCTCAGACCCCATTGAGGAGGGCCCTTCCTTTCAGTTGTTTACTCAGGAGTATTTTCAACAAATTCAATCAATTCTCGCGCCGGGAGGCTATTTAGTGGTTCAGGCGGGGCCCACGTCTCCCGCAGAATTGAAACTCCACGCGCGTTTGGTTAAGACGCTGAGGACGGTGTTTCCCCACGTCGCATCCTACTGTTCTGCGGTTCCCACCTATTCTGTTGCTTGGGGATTTGCCCTGTGTTCGACTGAACCCATTGATACTAGACCCGACCCCGACGCGATCGATCGCCTATTGGCGGAAAAAACGACCGGAGGACTGCGTTTCCTGGATGGAATTACTTATTTGGGATTGTTGCAAACTCCCGGTCACGTGCGGCGCGCGATCGCGGAAACCTCTAAAATTTATACTCTAAAAGAGCCACCGAAGTTCTTTGGGAAGGGCATTGCCAACGCTTAA